The Natrinema salaciae genome includes a window with the following:
- a CDS encoding helix-turn-helix domain-containing protein: MSTIAELAVPAAEFALRHTLDVTDGLDAEIERVVAYEPEHVMPYVWFAGEESTLATVDDALADDPSVDEAERLTEIDGECLYRMNWVDDVTVMLHLLTEAHATVLDAHAETDRWLFRVLFPERDAISRTYEFATEHGLSVEVRKIHRLEESRRGRSGLTDAQHETVVAALERGYYEIPRETDMDHLSDELGISHQALSERLRRAHRTLVAELVDVGGSDEGT, from the coding sequence ATGAGTACCATCGCGGAACTCGCCGTCCCCGCCGCGGAGTTCGCGCTCCGACACACGCTCGACGTGACCGACGGTCTCGACGCGGAGATCGAACGCGTCGTCGCGTACGAGCCGGAACACGTCATGCCGTACGTCTGGTTCGCCGGCGAAGAGTCGACGCTCGCGACCGTCGACGACGCGCTGGCCGACGATCCCAGCGTCGACGAAGCCGAACGGCTCACCGAGATCGACGGCGAGTGTCTCTACCGAATGAACTGGGTCGACGACGTGACCGTGATGCTCCACCTGCTGACCGAAGCGCACGCCACTGTCCTCGACGCACACGCCGAAACCGATCGGTGGCTGTTCCGGGTCCTCTTCCCCGAACGGGACGCGATCTCCCGAACCTACGAGTTCGCGACCGAGCACGGTCTCTCCGTCGAAGTCCGGAAGATACACCGTCTCGAGGAGAGCCGTCGCGGTCGGTCTGGGCTCACCGACGCCCAGCACGAGACGGTAGTCGCCGCCCTCGAGCGCGGCTACTACGAGATCCCACGCGAGACGGACATGGATCACCTGTCGGACGAACTCGGGATCTCCCACCAGGCGCTCTCCGAGCGGCTCCGTCGCGCCCATCGGACGCTCGTCGCGGAGCTGGTCGACGTCGGCGGGTCGGACGAGGGGACGTGA
- the moaA gene encoding GTP 3',8-cyclase MoaA: MLTDDFGREVTGVRVSLTDRCNFDCVYCHNEGLGDTRGPMDPQDDEMSTDDVVRFLEVAAEFDVDAVKFTGGEPMLRQDLAEIISRTPDRMEVSLTTNGTFLPGRADELVDAGLERVNVSQDALDPADFAAVTKSGAYETVLEGVEAALDAGLDPVKLNMVVFEHTAGYVPEMVDHVAENDGLQLQLIEYMPELTGKPEWAIDIERVHDWLAERADEIEHREMHDRKRYWIDGGMVEIVDPVENPTFCANCHRVRVTHEGYLKGCLNRNDDLKPMGEMTKVEIRDAFRAVVADRVPYYGEYMIRNDEGEWEVNEKYIEEYAGA; the protein is encoded by the coding sequence ATGCTCACCGACGACTTCGGGCGGGAGGTAACGGGGGTTCGCGTCTCCCTCACCGATCGGTGTAATTTCGACTGCGTCTACTGTCACAACGAGGGGCTCGGGGATACTCGCGGACCGATGGACCCGCAGGACGACGAGATGTCAACCGACGACGTCGTCCGGTTTCTGGAGGTCGCCGCCGAGTTCGACGTCGACGCGGTCAAGTTCACCGGCGGGGAACCGATGCTCAGACAGGACTTGGCGGAAATAATCTCGCGCACGCCGGACCGGATGGAGGTTTCGCTGACCACGAACGGTACGTTCCTCCCCGGTCGCGCCGACGAACTCGTCGACGCCGGCCTCGAGCGAGTCAACGTCTCCCAGGACGCGCTCGATCCGGCGGACTTCGCCGCGGTGACCAAGAGCGGCGCCTACGAGACGGTCCTCGAGGGGGTCGAGGCGGCGCTGGACGCGGGACTGGACCCGGTCAAACTCAACATGGTCGTCTTCGAACACACGGCGGGGTACGTGCCGGAGATGGTCGACCACGTCGCGGAGAACGACGGCCTCCAGCTGCAGTTGATCGAGTACATGCCGGAACTGACGGGGAAGCCGGAGTGGGCGATCGACATCGAGCGGGTCCACGACTGGCTGGCCGAGCGGGCCGACGAGATCGAGCACCGCGAGATGCACGACCGCAAGCGCTACTGGATCGACGGGGGGATGGTCGAAATCGTCGATCCCGTCGAGAACCCGACCTTCTGTGCGAACTGTCACCGGGTCCGTGTCACTCACGAGGGCTACCTGAAGGGCTGTCTCAACCGCAACGACGATCTCAAGCCGATGGGTGAGATGACGAAGGTGGAGATCCGCGACGCCTTCCGCGCCGTCGTCGCCGACCGGGTCCCCTACTACGGCGAGTACATGATTCGAAACGACGAGGGTGAGTGGGAGGTAAACGAGAAGTACATCGAGGAGTACGCCGGGGCCTGA
- a CDS encoding AbrB/MazE/SpoVT family DNA-binding domain-containing protein produces MEYACQYRDGRIYLPKSLREEFGDEFELIDRGDRLVLVPVPEDLLEALRKEAGKSDKSAEQLKESALDEALEEAGRRRTLRPTSCSR; encoded by the coding sequence GTGGAGTATGCGTGTCAGTACCGAGATGGGCGAATCTATCTCCCGAAGTCCCTTCGAGAGGAGTTCGGTGACGAGTTCGAACTCATCGATCGGGGAGATCGCCTCGTACTCGTTCCGGTTCCTGAGGATCTCCTCGAGGCACTTCGAAAAGAGGCTGGAAAGAGCGACAAATCGGCCGAACAGCTCAAAGAGAGTGCACTGGACGAGGCGCTCGAAGAAGCGGGAAGACGACGGACGCTGAGGCCGACTTCCTGCTCGCGTTGA
- a CDS encoding GNAT family N-acetyltransferase, which produces MSVNIDSRVVAPGSDDFVDEAWQLKEEINRQEDVLKQRYDFFTDAYRRSKVHCYVQNDELIGFAAVRRDGYILFLAVSPAYRGEGIGKRLVAHVADDHDTITCHARTSNENALQFYEHLGFEITRRIDDYYEDGGDAYYLKLGSDVGIADRITDLIRR; this is translated from the coding sequence GTGAGCGTCAACATCGACAGTCGCGTCGTCGCCCCGGGGAGCGACGACTTCGTCGACGAAGCCTGGCAGCTAAAGGAGGAGATCAACCGTCAGGAAGATGTGCTCAAGCAGCGGTACGACTTCTTCACCGACGCGTATCGCCGGTCGAAGGTCCACTGTTACGTCCAGAACGACGAGCTCATCGGGTTCGCCGCCGTTCGACGCGACGGGTACATTCTCTTTCTGGCAGTCTCCCCCGCGTACCGCGGCGAGGGGATCGGCAAACGACTCGTCGCCCACGTCGCGGACGATCACGACACGATCACGTGTCACGCCCGAACGAGCAACGAGAACGCACTACAGTTCTACGAACACCTCGGCTTCGAGATCACGCGTCGGATCGACGACTACTACGAGGACGGCGGCGACGCCTACTACCTGAAACTCGGTTCCGACGTCGGTATCGCGGATCGGATCACGGACCTGATTCGCCGGTGA
- a CDS encoding TrmB family transcriptional regulator, producing MSETDAVDALVELGLRTYEARCFVALTQLSEGTAKEISRVADVPQSRVYDVVDELHRLGLVDVQESDPRRYSVVSVDAARKRLRQEYRGHLDTATANLRKLERRTVDDDGVWKVAGSTDVRNRTVEAVADATSEIYLLAADEELLESALLDRLAAARERNVAVFVEVPSSSGRQRVHETVPTAAVAVTDFAFDSRDVPDRSLGRLLLVDRETVVLSARTTGLVPNETTETGIWASERGHGLVVWLRYTLEGRLVALEFETGEPTASCDADAECPACEE from the coding sequence ATGTCTGAAACCGATGCCGTCGACGCGCTGGTCGAACTGGGGCTACGCACGTACGAGGCGCGGTGTTTCGTGGCGCTGACACAGCTCTCGGAGGGAACGGCGAAGGAGATCAGCCGGGTCGCGGACGTTCCCCAATCCCGCGTCTACGACGTCGTCGACGAGTTACACCGGCTCGGTCTCGTCGACGTACAGGAGTCCGACCCGCGCAGATACAGCGTTGTCTCCGTCGACGCCGCCCGGAAGCGGCTCCGACAGGAGTACCGCGGTCACCTCGACACCGCGACCGCGAACCTCCGAAAGCTCGAGCGACGGACGGTCGACGACGACGGCGTCTGGAAGGTCGCCGGCTCCACGGACGTGCGCAACCGGACGGTGGAAGCCGTCGCGGACGCGACGAGCGAGATTTACCTGCTCGCGGCCGACGAGGAGTTGCTCGAGTCCGCCCTCCTCGACCGCCTCGCCGCGGCACGCGAGCGAAACGTCGCGGTGTTCGTCGAGGTGCCGTCGTCGTCCGGGCGACAGCGGGTTCACGAGACGGTCCCGACGGCGGCGGTCGCCGTTACCGACTTCGCGTTCGATTCGCGGGACGTCCCGGACCGGTCGCTCGGTCGGTTGCTACTGGTCGATCGGGAGACGGTCGTACTGAGCGCGCGAACGACCGGTCTCGTCCCGAACGAAACGACGGAGACCGGCATCTGGGCCAGCGAACGCGGTCACGGACTGGTCGTCTGGCTCAGGTACACGCTCGAGGGGCGACTGGTGGCACTCGAGTTCGAAACCGGCGAGCCGACGGCGTCGTGCGATGCGGACGCGGAGTGTCCGGCGTGCGAAGAATGA
- a CDS encoding DNA replication complex subunit Gins51, with product MNLDELRSVQSKERQKDSLQNLRPSFYQEVGEYIADLEDERDRVAEQAEDPFSEPEVGRLTDEIETAKDVVEAIYERRMGKLVKQASLAAAGMAADDEGLTAEEADLFDDLVDRISSNKSRVLDVLEGVEGAATGADAATDPTGGSEPPATGSAGDPETPPTGHAPSAGEDRTDDAPPAPPMDPPADTDPAAATAAEPDAGDASGVSPADVMGGNEPPAGATDAGAPGDPADPARDEEPTTPADSGAGTDSPPNAGDADPAADVDRTTVRITSDIGSILGVDDREYTLTSDDIVTLPEQNAAPLVDREAAERLE from the coding sequence ATGAATCTAGACGAACTGCGTTCGGTCCAGAGCAAGGAGCGCCAGAAGGACAGCCTCCAGAACCTGCGCCCTTCGTTCTACCAGGAAGTCGGCGAGTACATCGCCGACCTCGAGGACGAACGCGACCGCGTCGCCGAGCAGGCCGAGGACCCCTTCTCCGAACCCGAAGTCGGCCGTCTGACGGACGAGATCGAGACCGCCAAGGACGTCGTCGAGGCGATCTACGAGCGACGAATGGGAAAACTCGTCAAGCAGGCCAGCCTCGCCGCGGCCGGAATGGCGGCCGACGACGAGGGCCTGACCGCGGAGGAGGCGGACCTCTTCGACGACCTCGTCGACCGCATTAGCTCGAACAAGAGCCGAGTGCTGGACGTCCTCGAGGGCGTCGAGGGAGCGGCCACCGGAGCCGACGCGGCCACCGATCCGACCGGCGGCTCCGAGCCGCCCGCGACCGGTTCGGCCGGCGATCCCGAGACACCGCCAACCGGTCACGCACCCTCGGCGGGCGAAGACCGGACGGACGACGCCCCCCCGGCACCGCCGATGGACCCGCCCGCGGATACCGACCCGGCAGCAGCGACGGCGGCAGAGCCGGACGCAGGGGACGCGAGCGGCGTCTCTCCGGCGGACGTCATGGGCGGAAACGAACCGCCCGCGGGGGCGACTGACGCGGGCGCGCCGGGCGACCCAGCCGATCCGGCCCGGGACGAGGAGCCAACGACCCCCGCGGATTCCGGCGCTGGGACGGACTCGCCACCGAACGCGGGCGACGCGGACCCGGCCGCCGATGTCGATCGGACGACCGTCAGGATCACCAGCGATATCGGCTCCATTCTCGGCGTCGACGATCGGGAGTACACCCTGACGAGCGACGACATCGTCACGCTCCCGGAGCAAAACGCCGCCCCCCTCGTCGATCGGGAGGCGGCCGAACGGCTCGAGTGA
- a CDS encoding HalOD1 output domain-containing protein, giving the protein MPGPDRDPLDERPILAERTHDETTPASIAVVYAVAAALDTDPLECSTERGFTLYDHLDPEALDALVTDDRRGGTVTVELELNDHLLRVTDTGRIRVFGPDDSDSSADSE; this is encoded by the coding sequence ATGCCCGGTCCCGATCGAGATCCGTTGGACGAACGGCCGATCCTCGCCGAGCGGACGCACGACGAAACGACGCCGGCCAGCATCGCCGTCGTCTACGCGGTCGCGGCCGCACTCGACACCGATCCGCTCGAGTGTTCGACCGAACGCGGGTTTACGCTCTACGATCACCTCGATCCCGAAGCCCTCGATGCGCTCGTGACCGACGACCGACGGGGCGGCACCGTCACCGTCGAGTTGGAACTGAACGATCACCTGCTTCGCGTCACGGATACCGGCCGCATTCGCGTCTTCGGGCCGGACGATTCCGACTCATCGGCGGACTCCGAGTGA
- a CDS encoding 30S ribosomal protein S11 has translation MSQDDEKWGIAHVHASFNNTVMTVTDLTGAETIAKSSGGTAVKQNRDEASPYAAMQMAESVAEEVKAAGITGLHVHVRGPGGNLQKSPGPGAQATIRALARSGIEIGRIEDVTPIPHDGSRAPKGKGGY, from the coding sequence ATGAGTCAGGACGACGAGAAATGGGGCATTGCCCACGTACACGCATCGTTCAACAACACCGTCATGACCGTGACTGACCTCACGGGCGCGGAGACGATCGCCAAGTCCTCCGGCGGGACGGCGGTCAAACAGAACCGCGACGAGGCGTCGCCGTACGCGGCCATGCAGATGGCCGAGTCCGTCGCCGAGGAGGTCAAGGCGGCCGGCATCACGGGCCTGCACGTTCACGTGCGCGGCCCCGGCGGCAACCTCCAGAAGTCCCCCGGTCCCGGCGCGCAGGCGACGATTCGCGCGCTCGCCCGTTCGGGCATCGAGATCGGGCGCATCGAGGACGTCACGCCGATCCCGCACGACGGATCGCGCGCTCCGAAAGGGAAGGGCGGCTACTAG
- a CDS encoding DNA-directed RNA polymerase subunit D, with protein MTAEYDVEFVEREDREARFLVRGVTPGFANGIRRAMVADVPTMAVDTVRFVENSSVMFDEQLALRLGLVPLTTPPVGEFAEDETVTLSIDVEGPATAYSGDLVSSDELVQPADENIPIIELKDDQRLEAEADAVLDRGKDHAKHQGGVAVGYRHLQRVEVVGDLPEFEDQERRIIRGVIEDDGELVSTSEFDHDLSNRYPGKEVRVEDVPNAFVFHVETDGSFTVEELVTRAADTLAARATELEDAVQL; from the coding sequence ATGACTGCAGAGTACGACGTCGAGTTCGTCGAACGCGAGGATCGCGAGGCGCGGTTCCTCGTTCGCGGCGTGACACCGGGGTTCGCTAACGGCATTCGCCGAGCGATGGTCGCCGACGTGCCGACGATGGCCGTCGACACCGTCCGGTTCGTCGAGAACTCGTCCGTCATGTTCGACGAGCAGCTCGCGCTTCGGCTCGGGCTCGTCCCGCTGACGACGCCGCCGGTCGGCGAGTTCGCCGAAGACGAGACGGTCACGCTCTCGATCGACGTCGAAGGGCCGGCGACCGCTTACTCCGGCGACCTCGTCTCGAGCGACGAGCTCGTCCAGCCCGCGGACGAGAACATCCCGATCATCGAACTCAAGGACGATCAGCGCCTCGAGGCCGAGGCCGACGCCGTGCTCGACCGCGGAAAAGACCACGCGAAACACCAGGGAGGAGTCGCGGTCGGCTACCGACACCTCCAGCGCGTGGAGGTCGTCGGCGATCTTCCCGAGTTCGAGGATCAGGAGCGCCGGATCATCCGCGGTGTCATCGAAGACGACGGCGAACTCGTTTCGACCAGCGAGTTCGACCACGACCTCTCGAACCGCTACCCGGGCAAGGAGGTCCGGGTCGAGGACGTGCCCAACGCCTTCGTCTTCCACGTAGAGACGGACGGCTCCTTTACCGTCGAAGAACTGGTCACGCGAGCCGCGGACACGCTCGCGGCGCGTGCGACCGAACTCGAAGACGCAGTACAGCTTTAG
- a CDS encoding 30S ribosomal protein S4, giving the protein MPLGTDTKQYETPNHPYQGERIASEHSLVDRYGLKNKEELWRAQSELRSYRREARELLGQAQDDETVIRRSEEFLNRLKRVGILDETDELGDILSLEIEDILERRLQTVVYRTGLANTTQQARQFITHGHIVIDDQRHRVPSYVVDIDEEDLVAFDEHSPLADELHPERAEGQ; this is encoded by the coding sequence ATGCCACTCGGCACTGACACCAAGCAATACGAGACGCCGAACCACCCCTACCAGGGTGAACGAATCGCCAGCGAACACTCCCTCGTCGACCGCTACGGCCTCAAGAACAAAGAAGAGCTCTGGCGAGCCCAGTCCGAGCTTCGCTCCTACCGGCGCGAGGCCCGCGAACTGCTCGGCCAGGCCCAGGACGACGAAACCGTCATCCGTCGCTCCGAGGAGTTCCTCAATCGACTCAAGCGCGTCGGCATCCTCGACGAGACCGACGAACTCGGCGACATCCTGTCGCTCGAGATCGAGGACATCCTCGAGCGCCGACTCCAGACGGTCGTCTACCGGACGGGGCTGGCGAACACGACCCAGCAGGCCCGTCAGTTCATCACGCACGGCCACATCGTGATCGACGATCAGCGTCACCGCGTTCCGTCCTACGTCGTCGACATCGACGAGGAGGATCTGGTGGCGTTCGACGAGCACAGCCCGCTTGCGGACGAACTCCACCCCGAGCGCGCGGAGGGTCAGTAA
- a CDS encoding archease, with the protein MGFELRDHTADVAVAATGDSLETAFAATADGLAAASCDDVPSDSGDRFSLSVTAENREALLFDYLDELIYLRDVRSVLPVDHRVESIERTVSDDVADDDSAGRPGTAEWHLEASARGVPLSEIDAREVKAVTYSEMRLERVDGADGTGGWEAYVVFDV; encoded by the coding sequence ATGGGGTTCGAACTACGCGATCACACGGCCGACGTGGCAGTGGCCGCGACGGGCGACTCGCTCGAGACGGCGTTCGCCGCGACGGCTGACGGCCTCGCGGCCGCCTCGTGCGACGACGTTCCGTCCGACTCCGGTGACCGGTTTTCGCTGTCCGTGACGGCCGAGAACCGCGAAGCGCTGCTGTTCGACTACCTCGACGAACTGATCTACCTGCGGGACGTCCGATCGGTACTCCCCGTCGATCACCGGGTCGAGTCGATCGAGCGGACCGTCTCGGACGACGTCGCCGACGACGACTCGGCGGGGCGGCCCGGAACCGCGGAGTGGCACCTCGAGGCAAGCGCTCGCGGCGTCCCGCTGTCCGAGATCGACGCCCGCGAGGTGAAGGCGGTGACCTATTCGGAGATGCGCCTCGAGCGCGTCGACGGCGCGGACGGCACCGGCGGCTGGGAAGCGTACGTCGTTTTCGACGTCTGA
- a CDS encoding 30S ribosomal protein S13, which produces MSAEEPQEQQDDEDLQYFVRIGQTDLDGTKSVERSLSEMNGIGRRTARLIAEEAGVDRTATFGRLDDDVIDDVVELVENYADEVPDWLNNRQQDFYSGETTHEIGNDLQLTRQHDINRMKMIDSYKGTRHKRGQKVRGQRTKSTGRTEGTIGVNVEEIREEQAEEAAEEGEGE; this is translated from the coding sequence ATGAGCGCGGAAGAACCTCAAGAACAACAGGACGACGAAGATCTCCAGTACTTCGTTCGCATCGGGCAGACGGACCTCGATGGGACGAAGTCCGTCGAGCGCTCGCTCTCGGAGATGAACGGGATCGGTCGACGGACCGCCCGGCTCATCGCCGAAGAAGCGGGTGTCGACCGGACGGCGACGTTCGGCCGACTCGACGACGACGTCATCGACGACGTCGTCGAGCTCGTCGAGAACTACGCTGACGAAGTCCCGGACTGGCTCAACAACCGGCAGCAGGACTTCTACAGCGGCGAAACGACCCACGAGATCGGCAACGATCTCCAGTTGACCCGCCAGCACGACATCAACCGGATGAAGATGATCGACTCCTACAAGGGGACCCGCCACAAGCGCGGGCAGAAGGTTCGCGGTCAGCGAACCAAGTCCACCGGCCGAACGGAGGGCACCATCGGAGTCAACGTTGAAGAGATCCGCGAAGAACAGGCCGAAGAGGCCGCCGAAGAGGGTGAGGGCGAATAA
- a CDS encoding RtcB family protein, translated as MTTFDANGITLERVREYVWEIPQAGDMRVPARVLASEALLEEIKEDKTLDQITNTTHLPGITNYAICMPDGHQGYGFPVGGVGALDAENGCISPGAVGYDINCGVRMMRTNLTYDELQGREEELVDSLFANIPSGLGGGGIVEAGVDTVDEILARGVDWALENGHAVEDDLRHCEDEGMREGADPEKVSQKAKDRGKNQIGSLGSGNHFLEVQRVTDVFDDGVGEAYGLSEDQIVVLIHCGSRGLGHQTCNDYLRKIEQQHKGLLDRLPDKELAAAPAGSQLAEDYYGAMNAAINFAWVNRQLIMHRTRKVFERVFDRSWQEMDMHLLYDVAHNIAKKETHTVNDDGDERELYVHRKGATRAFPAGHPEVPTAYRDVGQPVIIPGSMGAGSYVLRGGDRSMDLTFGSTAHGAGRLMSRTQAKNEFWGGDVQQQLEEQDRIYVKAQSGATVAEEAPGVYKDVDEVVRISDELGIGDKVARTFPVCNIKG; from the coding sequence ATGACTACCTTCGACGCCAACGGCATCACGCTCGAGCGGGTTCGCGAGTACGTCTGGGAGATTCCACAAGCGGGAGACATGCGCGTCCCCGCGCGCGTCCTAGCGAGCGAAGCGCTGCTCGAGGAGATCAAGGAGGACAAGACGCTCGACCAGATCACGAACACGACCCACCTGCCGGGAATTACGAACTACGCGATCTGTATGCCCGACGGCCATCAGGGCTACGGCTTCCCCGTCGGTGGGGTGGGCGCACTCGACGCAGAGAACGGCTGTATCTCGCCGGGAGCGGTCGGCTACGACATCAATTGCGGCGTCCGGATGATGCGGACGAACCTGACCTACGACGAGCTGCAGGGCCGCGAGGAGGAGCTCGTCGACTCGCTGTTCGCGAACATCCCATCGGGGCTCGGGGGCGGCGGCATCGTCGAAGCCGGCGTCGACACGGTCGACGAAATCCTCGCTCGCGGCGTCGACTGGGCGCTCGAGAACGGCCACGCCGTCGAGGACGACCTGCGCCACTGCGAGGACGAAGGGATGCGCGAGGGGGCAGATCCCGAAAAAGTGAGCCAGAAGGCCAAGGACCGCGGCAAGAACCAGATCGGTTCGCTCGGGTCCGGCAACCACTTCCTCGAGGTCCAGCGCGTTACCGACGTCTTCGACGACGGCGTGGGCGAGGCGTACGGCCTCTCCGAGGACCAGATCGTCGTCCTGATCCACTGCGGCTCGCGGGGGCTGGGTCACCAGACCTGCAACGACTACCTGCGGAAGATCGAGCAGCAACACAAGGGCCTGCTGGATCGGCTCCCCGACAAGGAACTCGCGGCCGCGCCAGCGGGCTCGCAGCTCGCCGAGGACTACTACGGCGCGATGAACGCGGCGATCAACTTCGCGTGGGTCAACCGGCAGCTGATCATGCACCGCACGCGGAAGGTCTTCGAGCGAGTGTTCGACCGCTCCTGGCAGGAGATGGACATGCACCTGCTGTACGACGTGGCACACAACATCGCGAAGAAGGAGACCCACACGGTGAACGACGACGGCGACGAGCGCGAACTCTACGTCCACCGCAAGGGAGCCACGCGGGCGTTCCCCGCCGGACACCCCGAGGTTCCGACGGCGTACCGCGACGTCGGCCAGCCGGTGATCATCCCCGGCAGCATGGGCGCGGGCAGCTACGTCCTTCGCGGTGGCGACCGCTCGATGGACCTCACGTTCGGTTCGACGGCACACGGCGCGGGCCGGCTGATGAGCCGCACGCAGGCCAAAAACGAGTTCTGGGGCGGCGACGTCCAGCAACAACTCGAGGAACAGGACCGGATTTACGTCAAGGCCCAGTCGGGCGCGACGGTCGCCGAGGAAGCGCCGGGCGTCTACAAGGACGTCGACGAGGTCGTCCGCATCTCCGACGAACTCGGCATCGGCGACAAGGTCGCGCGGACGTTCCCCGTGTGTAACATCAAGGGGTGA
- a CDS encoding peroxiredoxin, which yields MLDVGDEAPEFELLNQRGETVTRSDFEGQRLVVYFYPRANTDGCTTEACGFDEALAEFADLDVAVVGISDDPVDDIADFAADYGLEFDLLSDEFGEVATLYESYGEKRMFGNTFDGVFRNTYVVGPDGRIEAAYEDVSPDGHADEVFADLGPADLAH from the coding sequence ATGCTCGACGTCGGCGACGAGGCACCCGAGTTCGAACTGCTGAACCAACGCGGCGAGACGGTCACCCGCTCCGATTTCGAGGGGCAGCGGCTCGTCGTCTACTTCTACCCCCGTGCCAACACGGACGGGTGTACCACCGAAGCCTGCGGGTTCGACGAGGCGCTGGCGGAGTTTGCGGACCTCGACGTCGCGGTCGTCGGTATCAGCGACGACCCCGTTGACGATATCGCCGACTTCGCCGCCGACTACGGCCTCGAGTTCGACCTGCTCTCCGACGAGTTCGGCGAAGTCGCGACGCTCTACGAGTCCTACGGCGAGAAACGGATGTTCGGGAACACCTTCGATGGCGTCTTCAGGAACACCTACGTCGTCGGGCCGGATGGGCGGATCGAGGCGGCGTACGAGGATGTCTCGCCCGACGGACACGCCGACGAGGTCTTCGCGGATCTCGGACCGGCGGATCTCGCCCACTGA
- the priS gene encoding DNA primase small subunit PriS: protein MEERTRAYLRGRFRDHYRRTEITPPPAANEREWGFIPWTEGPDTTMVRHRSLLELGDLSAFLVRKRPRHVYFSAGRFRDPGASSMTEKDWQSADLVFDLDADHLPGVTLGEDSYAEMLAKCKDALCRLLEFLEEDFAFDDLEIVFSGGRGYHVHVRDENVLHLEREHRREIVDYVRGIGLEFEELIETETVAGLGRKTPTERRTLQIEGGWGARTHAHLMAYIDDLLELDEDAALDRLQAFDGIGEGKAQATLNAARTNRAQLEAGNVTVHTAVAQLAERFATEAVERDNAPIDEPVTTDTNRLIRLPGSLHGGSGLKTVRLEREEIADFDPLVDAVPETFVGHEITVDVSDGGEVELGGETITVSEGEQSLPEHVAVFLMARGRAEKEKE from the coding sequence ATGGAGGAGCGAACGAGGGCCTATCTGCGGGGGCGGTTCCGCGACCACTACCGTCGCACTGAGATCACGCCACCGCCCGCGGCCAACGAACGCGAGTGGGGCTTTATCCCCTGGACCGAGGGACCCGATACGACGATGGTCCGCCACCGTTCGCTGCTCGAGCTCGGCGATCTCTCGGCGTTTCTCGTCCGGAAACGACCGCGGCACGTCTATTTCTCCGCCGGCCGATTCCGCGACCCCGGCGCGAGTTCGATGACGGAGAAGGACTGGCAGTCCGCTGACCTCGTCTTCGACCTCGACGCCGATCACCTGCCCGGCGTCACCCTCGGGGAGGACAGCTACGCGGAGATGCTCGCGAAGTGTAAGGACGCGCTGTGCCGGCTGCTCGAGTTCCTCGAGGAGGACTTCGCCTTCGACGACCTCGAGATCGTCTTCTCGGGCGGCCGGGGCTACCACGTCCACGTTCGCGACGAGAACGTCCTCCACCTCGAGCGGGAGCACCGGCGCGAGATCGTCGACTACGTCCGCGGTATCGGCCTCGAGTTCGAGGAGTTGATCGAGACCGAGACCGTCGCCGGATTGGGGCGCAAGACGCCGACGGAGCGGCGCACCCTCCAGATCGAGGGGGGCTGGGGTGCTCGGACGCACGCCCACCTGATGGCGTACATCGACGACCTGCTCGAGTTGGACGAAGACGCCGCCCTCGATCGGTTGCAGGCGTTCGACGGCATCGGGGAGGGGAAGGCCCAGGCCACGCTGAACGCGGCCCGCACCAATCGAGCGCAGCTCGAGGCGGGCAACGTGACCGTCCACACCGCGGTCGCACAGCTGGCCGAACGGTTCGCGACCGAGGCCGTCGAGCGGGACAACGCGCCGATCGACGAACCCGTCACCACGGACACGAACCGGCTGATCCGGCTTCCGGGCAGTCTACACGGCGGGAGCGGACTGAAGACGGTCCGACTCGAGCGCGAGGAGATCGCCGACTTCGATCCCCTCGTGGACGCCGTCCCGGAGACCTTCGTCGGTCACGAAATCACGGTCGACGTGAGCGACGGCGGCGAGGTCGAACTCGGCGGAGAGACCATTACGGTTTCGGAGGGGGAGCAGTCGCTACCCGAGCACGTCGCCGTGTTCCTGATGGCGCGCGGCCGGGCCGAGAAGGAAAAGGAGTGA